The Chitinophaga sp. H8 region GCAGCCGGATCTTTGGCTGATGAGCACAGATAGGTGCCCTGCTCACCATTACTTTGGCACAGCAAAACATATCCCCTCCTTCTGCACAGATATTGGATTCGGAGATCCCTTCGGAAGCTTGCAATACTGGTTGATCCAGTGCTTCCAGCCCCGGAAAGGGAGATTGATTGATAACCAGGTGGGCAGCCTTGCAGGCAGGTAGTGTGCCATAGGTGATGTGGGTATAGCAATCTGCTACATCGGGGGCAACAGGCGCATGCCGGAAAACGGTGGCACGGGTAGCCACTGTGATCCCCACCGCCAGCAAGGCTGCCAGTAGTGAAAAACCTGGTTGTATAAGTTGCATAAGCTGATATTTCACAAACTACAAGCCACCTGTGCATTTTTCCGGAAATGCAGGGGGGAATGCCCAAAGTACCCGGTAAAGGCCCGGGTAAAATTGGAAAAGTTTTGATACCCTACTGTCAGGTAGATATCGCCCACATAGCAGCCAGGCTCCTGTAGTGCCTCCATCGCCTTTTCCATACGCTGCTGCAGGATAAACCGCATGATGGTAGTATTATACAGCTGTTTAAACCCACTGCTCAGCCGGGTAGTAGCAATGCAAAACTTGGTAGCCAGCTCAGGAATGGTGAGATGGGCATCCAGGTTTTGCATGATATAGGCATTGGCAGCCTGTATCTTGCCGATATCCCGCTGCGAAAGCTGGGTTTCCTTTACCTGGCTGATAGCCGATACCTCTTTGAGAGCATATAGCAGCAGCTCATTCACCTTGCAGGCTAGGAAGATCTTGCGGGCTTCGCCAGGCTCCTCGCACTGCAGGATGCTTTTGATAAGGGTAAGTACCCGCGTATCCACCACACAGGGGCATTTGTTGATAGCCCCGCCCAGGTTGTCCTGTGCCCTGGCCAGCAACTGCTCCAGCACCGGATAGGCGCATTGCAGCTTTTCCAGGTAGGCCGCGCTGAAGTTGATGTGGAACGACTGGTAGTCGCCCGCAGCAAAGTGGATATCGTAGGTGGTAGCCGGCACATACTCCAGGTTATACTGCCCTTCATGATCTGTACGTGGCTCCGCACCAGGTGCGATAATGTCCAGCTGTCCCTTGAGCATAAAATGCAGGGATAATTCTGATTGTGTAGTGCTCACAGGCAGGGTAGCGCCTTCCCGGATAAAATACTGGTGATACCAGCAGGTGTAAAAGTCGGCGGAGATTTCCTGCGATAAGATCTCTCCAAAATCACCTGTGGTAAAAGCGGCCTGCGCATAGGAAATCCTGTATTTTTTATAAGATGAAGGGATACAGGTGGAATTACGGGTTTCAATACATGGCAACTTTACTTCAAAAACCATTACCGGTGTCGTTTATGGTTAAAAAATACATTTTGAGGGTCTATGCAAATTAAGATACCCCCCTGCAATGGCACATCAGTTACAAAAAAGTTTCAATAACTGATTGACAGCCTAGCAATTAGATGGTTTTTTGACTTTCCACGCCATGCATGCGGCTACATCGCAGTGAACCAATGGTTCAGAAATCTGTTATCATTAACCTGGGATTAACAAACCGGAACAATAAGACCCCTACATTTGCGACGGACAGTTTCAAATACTGCCGGAAAACCAAACCTGAGAGAACAAGAGAGCAAACCCTGATAGCATTACCCCGATAGTAAAGTGAATGCATAACAGCTATTAAAACAGACGCCAAAAATGTTGCTTTTATATGTTAGGACTATACTATTCCACCACACTATTTGATAATCCCTATATCAACTATGCCCTGCACCGATACCCTGATACTTCGCACGTGGCTACCGATGAAGCAGAACTGCAACGGTATCTGGAACTGACGGCATACGACATCATTCTCCTGGAGTTGAAATCAGAACATGTAGAAAGCGTAAACCTGATAGCACAAGTGGCAGAACAGGTAAGGGAGCATACACCGGAAACGGTGATCATCGTTCACCGCAGCAAGATGATCCCACTATACAGCGCACCGCTCAACTTGCCCCTGGGTAGCTATGATTTTTCTTTTACCAACAAGTTTGGCGTGATAGACCTGGAAGAAACCAT contains the following coding sequences:
- a CDS encoding helix-turn-helix domain-containing protein, with the translated sequence MVFEVKLPCIETRNSTCIPSSYKKYRISYAQAAFTTGDFGEILSQEISADFYTCWYHQYFIREGATLPVSTTQSELSLHFMLKGQLDIIAPGAEPRTDHEGQYNLEYVPATTYDIHFAAGDYQSFHINFSAAYLEKLQCAYPVLEQLLARAQDNLGGAINKCPCVVDTRVLTLIKSILQCEEPGEARKIFLACKVNELLLYALKEVSAISQVKETQLSQRDIGKIQAANAYIMQNLDAHLTIPELATKFCIATTRLSSGFKQLYNTTIMRFILQQRMEKAMEALQEPGCYVGDIYLTVGYQNFSNFTRAFTGYFGHSPLHFRKNAQVACSL